From one Rhizobium sp. CIAT894 genomic stretch:
- a CDS encoding ectoine synthase: MYVRSLKDVESTDHFVEWGNGTSHRLLTEKDGMGFTVCHTIVRANTVSLLEYRQHLEACYCIAGEGEVEDMAGTVFPIRQGDIYVLDKHDKHLLRGGRDQDLILVSVFNPPLAGSERHNLNDPSGSAY; the protein is encoded by the coding sequence ATGTACGTGCGCAGCCTGAAGGACGTCGAATCCACGGACCATTTCGTGGAATGGGGCAACGGAACGAGCCATCGTTTGCTGACGGAAAAGGACGGGATGGGCTTTACCGTTTGCCATACGATCGTACGTGCCAACACCGTCTCACTTCTCGAATACCGCCAGCATCTCGAAGCCTGCTATTGCATCGCCGGCGAGGGGGAGGTGGAAGATATGGCGGGCACTGTCTTTCCGATCCGCCAGGGCGATATCTACGTGCTCGACAAGCATGACAAACATCTTCTGCGCGGCGGACGCGACCAGGACTTGATCCTTGTCAGCGTCTTCAATCCGCCTCTTGCGGGATCCGAGCGGCACAATCTGAACGACCCCTCGGGATCGGCTTATTGA
- a CDS encoding TerC family protein — translation MNLSFLFAEWLGTPLWMWSSFFVLVIAILSFDLGILHKQNKEIGVGESIKLSALYIALGLTFGGWVWWYLGSEAGLAYMTGFVVEKTLALDNVFVIALIFSFFAVPRLYQHRVLFWGILGVIVLRAIMIGVGATLVAEFAWLLYIFAAFLIVTGIKMLVVKEAEPDVSKNVLVRFMRSRFNVTEEHHGERFFVRKANPKTGRMTWFITPLFMALVMVEVADVIFAVDSVPAIFAITTDPFIVYTSNIFAILGLRALYFALAAMIHRFRYLKPALAIVLIFIGSKIFLADLLGLEKFPAALSLGITFAIIAAGVVWSLLKTRDPQQPA, via the coding sequence TTGAATCTCTCTTTTCTGTTCGCCGAGTGGCTGGGAACGCCGCTCTGGATGTGGTCGAGCTTTTTCGTCCTCGTCATCGCCATTCTATCCTTCGACCTCGGTATTCTTCATAAGCAGAACAAGGAAATCGGCGTCGGCGAAAGCATCAAGCTTTCTGCCCTCTATATCGCCCTCGGCCTGACCTTCGGTGGCTGGGTATGGTGGTATCTCGGTTCTGAGGCCGGCCTTGCCTATATGACGGGCTTCGTTGTCGAAAAGACGCTGGCGCTCGACAACGTCTTCGTCATCGCCCTGATCTTCTCGTTCTTTGCCGTGCCGCGCCTCTACCAGCATCGTGTGCTCTTCTGGGGTATCCTCGGCGTCATCGTGCTGCGTGCCATCATGATCGGTGTCGGCGCCACGCTGGTCGCCGAATTCGCCTGGCTTCTCTATATCTTTGCCGCGTTTCTGATCGTGACCGGCATCAAGATGCTGGTCGTCAAGGAGGCTGAGCCCGACGTCTCGAAGAACGTGCTCGTCCGCTTCATGCGCAGCCGCTTCAACGTCACCGAGGAACATCATGGCGAGCGGTTCTTCGTCAGAAAGGCAAACCCGAAGACGGGCAGGATGACCTGGTTCATCACGCCGCTGTTCATGGCGCTCGTCATGGTCGAAGTGGCCGACGTCATCTTCGCCGTCGATTCTGTTCCCGCGATCTTTGCCATCACCACGGATCCCTTTATCGTCTACACCTCGAACATCTTCGCGATCCTCGGCCTGCGCGCCCTGTATTTCGCGCTCGCGGCGATGATCCATCGCTTCCGCTACCTGAAGCCGGCGCTCGCCATCGTGCTGATCTTCATCGGCTCGAAGATCTTCCTGGCCGATCTCCTGGGTCTTGAAAAATTCCCGGCCGCGCTGTCGCTCGGCATCACCTTCGCGATCATCGCTGCCGGCGTGGTCTGGAGCCTCCTCAAGACGCGGGATCCGCAACAGCCCGCCTGA
- a CDS encoding SDR family oxidoreductase — protein MTAQLREKVALVAGATRGAGRGIAVELGAAGATVYVTGRTTRARQSEYMRPETIEETAELVTSAGGRGIAVPVDHLIAPEVEALVARIRGEAGRLDILVNDIWGGEKLFEWDKSVWEHSLDKGLRMLRLGIDTHLITAHYALPLMIERPGGLLVEMTDGTADYNATHYRLSPFYDLVKTGVTRMAWAHAQDLAKHGATAVAITPGWLRSEMMLDAYGVGEENWRDATKVQPHFAISETPRFVGRAVAAISADPDRARWNGQSLSSGGLAKVYGFDDVDGSRPDCWRYLIEVQEPGKPADVTGYR, from the coding sequence GTGACAGCACAGTTGCGGGAGAAAGTGGCTTTGGTGGCGGGCGCGACACGTGGCGCCGGCCGCGGCATCGCGGTGGAACTGGGCGCTGCCGGCGCCACCGTCTATGTCACGGGTCGCACGACGCGCGCCCGGCAATCCGAATATATGCGGCCGGAGACGATCGAGGAGACGGCCGAGCTGGTGACGTCGGCAGGCGGCAGGGGCATTGCCGTGCCGGTGGATCATCTCATCGCGCCGGAGGTCGAGGCGCTGGTTGCCCGTATTCGTGGCGAGGCCGGCCGGCTCGATATTCTCGTCAACGACATCTGGGGTGGTGAGAAGCTGTTCGAGTGGGACAAATCCGTCTGGGAGCATTCGCTGGACAAGGGTCTGCGCATGCTGCGGCTCGGCATCGACACCCATCTGATCACCGCCCATTACGCGCTGCCGCTGATGATCGAGCGGCCGGGCGGACTGCTGGTGGAAATGACCGACGGCACGGCGGATTATAATGCCACGCATTACCGGCTGTCGCCCTTCTACGACCTGGTCAAGACGGGCGTCACGCGCATGGCCTGGGCGCATGCCCAGGATCTGGCAAAACACGGCGCCACTGCCGTTGCGATCACGCCCGGCTGGCTGCGCTCCGAAATGATGCTGGATGCCTATGGTGTCGGCGAGGAGAACTGGCGAGACGCGACCAAGGTGCAGCCGCATTTCGCCATTTCCGAAACGCCGCGCTTCGTCGGCCGTGCGGTTGCGGCCATATCAGCCGATCCCGACCGCGCCCGCTGGAACGGTCAGTCGCTGTCGAGCGGCGGCCTGGCCAAGGTCTACGGCTTCGACGATGTCGACGGTTCACGGCCGGATTGCTGGCGCTACTTGATAGAGGTCCAGGAGCCCGGCAAACCGGCCGATGTGACCGGCTACCGCTGA
- a CDS encoding LysR substrate-binding domain-containing protein, with protein sequence MTLPFGALRAFEAAARLSSFSRAGDELRVTHAAISHQIRHLEEWFGRALFLREKRGVRLAPEAKRFAEILSSSFERISAEAELLKLSTRSEITVACIPSIATRWLIPSLGDFLAGHPDVTIKVVYAMAEQRLRETGCDILITLGADTSEGVVCQPLFSRAARPVASPRYLERKGSLPQATQIAAADLLHDETAAHWAQWLDKAGVPFTQTLKGPVFQDFNLLATAVIAGHGVALCPVELCRREIESGDLVILSDIPILEHENYFLIRKASPQKSISAFSTWFKSVIE encoded by the coding sequence ATGACGCTCCCTTTCGGCGCATTGAGAGCATTCGAAGCAGCGGCGCGTCTCTCCAGCTTCTCGCGCGCCGGCGACGAATTGCGCGTTACCCATGCGGCGATCAGCCATCAGATCCGGCATTTGGAGGAATGGTTCGGGCGCGCCTTGTTTCTGCGTGAAAAACGCGGCGTGCGGCTGGCACCCGAGGCTAAGCGGTTTGCCGAGATCCTATCGAGCAGTTTCGAGCGAATTTCTGCCGAAGCGGAATTGCTGAAGCTGAGCACCAGATCCGAGATCACCGTCGCCTGCATCCCGTCCATCGCGACGCGATGGCTCATACCGTCACTCGGCGATTTCCTCGCCGGGCATCCGGATGTCACAATAAAGGTGGTCTACGCCATGGCCGAACAGCGCCTGCGTGAAACCGGCTGCGACATCCTGATCACACTCGGCGCCGACACCTCCGAAGGCGTCGTTTGCCAGCCGCTTTTCTCCCGTGCCGCTCGACCTGTCGCCAGCCCGCGCTATCTCGAACGAAAGGGCAGCCTCCCCCAGGCAACGCAGATCGCAGCGGCAGATCTGCTGCATGACGAGACCGCGGCGCACTGGGCGCAGTGGCTCGACAAGGCCGGCGTGCCGTTCACCCAAACGCTGAAGGGACCGGTGTTTCAAGACTTCAATTTGCTCGCAACGGCCGTCATTGCCGGTCATGGCGTGGCACTTTGTCCGGTCGAGTTATGCCGCCGCGAAATCGAAAGCGGCGATCTCGTCATCCTCTCGGACATCCCGATTCTCGAACACGAGAATTACTTTCTGATCCGCAAGGCGTCGCCCCAAAAGTCAATTTCCGCCTTCAGCACATGGTTCAAATCCGTCATTGAATAG
- a CDS encoding VOC family protein, with amino-acid sequence MFDHISLGVKDLERARRFYDAALAPLGYERLSNSDNMIGYGAEKVGLWVMQVEQPVLADMRSGLHFCFVAPNEAAVDAFYAAAIASGGTDNGEPGIRPDYGQFYYAAFIIDPDGYRLEAYFHKGEL; translated from the coding sequence ATGTTCGATCATATCTCGCTCGGCGTAAAAGACCTCGAAAGAGCCCGTCGTTTCTATGATGCGGCGCTGGCGCCGCTCGGATATGAGCGGCTGTCCAATTCGGACAACATGATCGGCTACGGCGCCGAAAAGGTCGGCCTCTGGGTGATGCAGGTCGAACAGCCCGTTCTTGCCGACATGCGATCCGGACTGCATTTCTGCTTCGTCGCTCCCAACGAGGCGGCGGTCGACGCCTTTTACGCGGCGGCAATCGCTTCCGGCGGCACGGATAATGGCGAACCAGGTATCCGGCCGGATTACGGGCAATTCTATTACGCCGCCTTCATCATCGACCCGGACGGCTACCGCCTCGAAGCCTATTTCCACAAAGGCGAGCTTTAA
- a CDS encoding TetR family transcriptional regulator, with amino-acid sequence MPRRRTLSDEQLLAMVLALIHSEGPDAATFAAVAKASGLSGSTLVQRFATKAAMLRAALLYAWDRLDAETARLAESVPKTPEGAVALLVGLSQDYGDNAAAYGEGLLVLREDFRDPVLRARGAAWGTALTAAIARCFASASAPETIARLMLSQWQGSLTWWGFGAGGPVNAYVEAELRHFLAAVTS; translated from the coding sequence ATGCCGCGCCGCCGCACACTGTCCGATGAGCAGCTTCTCGCCATGGTGCTGGCGCTCATTCATTCCGAAGGGCCTGATGCGGCGACCTTTGCGGCGGTTGCCAAAGCCAGCGGCCTTTCCGGCTCGACGCTGGTGCAGCGTTTCGCGACGAAGGCGGCGATGCTGCGGGCCGCCCTGCTCTATGCCTGGGACCGGCTGGATGCGGAGACGGCGAGGCTTGCCGAAAGCGTGCCGAAAACCCCGGAAGGCGCCGTCGCGCTGCTCGTCGGCCTGTCGCAGGATTACGGCGACAATGCCGCTGCCTATGGCGAAGGATTGCTGGTGCTTCGCGAGGACTTCCGCGATCCGGTGCTGCGGGCCCGCGGTGCGGCCTGGGGAACCGCGCTGACGGCGGCAATCGCGCGATGTTTCGCATCGGCAAGCGCACCGGAGACCATCGCCCGGCTGATGCTGTCGCAATGGCAGGGCTCGCTCACCTGGTGGGGATTTGGTGCAGGCGGACCGGTGAACGCCTATGTGGAGGCGGAATTGCGGCACTTCCTCGCCGCGGTGACATCCTGA
- a CDS encoding YcgN family cysteine cluster protein, with protein sequence MIDLPFWKRKTLAEMTVAEWESLCDGCGLCCLNKIEEWDSGDIYFTSVSCKLLDGESCRCSSYQNRWDFVPDCVQLTKENVPDIAWLPPTCGYRLVNEGRDLYWWHPLVSGDPETVHAAGISARGRTINETEIDIDDLEDYVVDWPLTVGEAKDEEEA encoded by the coding sequence ATGATCGATCTGCCCTTCTGGAAGCGCAAGACGCTTGCCGAAATGACCGTTGCCGAATGGGAAAGCCTCTGCGACGGCTGCGGCCTCTGTTGTCTCAACAAGATCGAGGAATGGGATAGCGGCGATATCTATTTCACCTCGGTCAGCTGCAAGCTGCTCGATGGCGAAAGCTGTCGCTGTTCCAGCTATCAGAACCGCTGGGATTTCGTGCCGGACTGCGTGCAGCTGACGAAGGAGAATGTGCCCGATATCGCCTGGCTGCCGCCGACCTGCGGCTACCGGCTGGTCAATGAGGGCCGCGATCTCTATTGGTGGCATCCGCTCGTCTCCGGCGATCCGGAAACCGTTCATGCTGCCGGCATTTCCGCCCGCGGCCGCACGATCAACGAAACCGAGATCGATATCGACGATCTCGAGGATTACGTCGTCGACTGGCCGCTGACCGTGGGCGAGGCGAAGGACGAGGAGGAGGCCTGA
- a CDS encoding exopolysaccharide biosynthesis protein: MSDQDGNRRTPRGVATARLREMLELARVKGGLSIGEALEAMGPTSIAFTILFLAIPALTPIPGPFGMVFGTALALVSLQIVAGGRKVWLPAVLRNRQVSPAVLDLVVGHAVPVIARVEKLVRAGRLELFTGPKVQALLGIPVFLLAVVIALPIPFGNILPVFSLVVLAVALMERDGLVTLIGLLLTSATIGVTVALVYFINAMLVAAY, translated from the coding sequence ATGTCTGATCAGGACGGAAATAGACGCACGCCGCGCGGTGTGGCCACCGCGCGGCTTCGGGAGATGCTGGAGCTCGCCCGGGTGAAGGGCGGCCTCTCGATCGGTGAGGCGCTGGAGGCGATGGGCCCGACCAGCATCGCTTTCACCATCCTGTTCCTGGCAATCCCGGCGCTGACCCCGATTCCCGGCCCGTTCGGGATGGTGTTCGGCACGGCGCTGGCGCTGGTCTCCCTGCAGATCGTCGCGGGCGGCCGGAAGGTGTGGCTGCCCGCCGTCCTCCGCAATCGCCAGGTTTCGCCTGCCGTACTCGATCTCGTCGTCGGTCACGCGGTTCCGGTGATCGCCCGGGTGGAGAAACTCGTGCGCGCCGGCCGGCTGGAACTGTTCACAGGCCCGAAGGTGCAGGCGCTGCTTGGCATTCCTGTCTTCCTGCTCGCGGTCGTGATCGCGCTGCCGATCCCGTTCGGCAATATTCTGCCGGTATTCTCGCTGGTGGTCCTGGCCGTCGCCCTGATGGAGCGGGACGGTCTTGTCACCCTGATCGGACTGCTGCTCACATCGGCGACGATCGGCGTGACCGTTGCTTTGGTTTATTTTATCAACGCGATGTTGGTCGCTGCCTATTAG
- a CDS encoding fatty acid desaturase codes for MIESARRYESEEIQVATFDAPGENPEKPAGQTAPFAEKAWLKILAGYRQPRAARSAFELAVTAIPFALFWAAAWAAVHYSFWPGLILVIPAAAFLLRLFMIQHDCGHGSFFARRRLDDWVGRTIGILTLTPYDYWRRAHAEHHASAGNLDERGVGDIETLTIAEYNALSRWGRLGYRLYRHPAVMFGIGPAWLFIIKQRLPFGMMRSGALPWISTMATNLAIAVAAALLIWAVGIVPFLLVHLPIVLLAGAAGVWLFYVQHQFEETHWSKKPDWQFQHAALHGASHYDLPPVLRWITGNIGIHHVHHLSSRVPYYRLPEVLRDHPELADIGRITLMDSLRCVKLVLWDEQTKRLVSFREAARLAAAG; via the coding sequence GTGATCGAATCCGCACGCCGCTACGAGAGCGAGGAAATTCAGGTCGCCACTTTCGACGCACCTGGTGAAAACCCGGAAAAACCCGCAGGACAAACCGCCCCTTTCGCCGAGAAGGCCTGGTTGAAGATCCTTGCCGGATACCGCCAGCCGAGAGCGGCACGCAGCGCCTTCGAGCTTGCCGTCACGGCCATCCCCTTTGCGCTGTTCTGGGCTGCCGCATGGGCGGCCGTTCACTATAGCTTCTGGCCCGGCCTGATCCTCGTCATCCCCGCAGCCGCTTTCCTGCTGCGACTGTTCATGATCCAGCATGATTGCGGCCACGGCTCGTTTTTCGCCCGTCGCCGCCTCGACGACTGGGTGGGACGCACGATCGGCATTCTGACGCTGACGCCCTACGATTATTGGCGCCGGGCGCATGCGGAACACCACGCCTCGGCCGGAAACCTCGACGAGCGCGGCGTCGGCGACATCGAGACGCTGACGATCGCCGAATATAATGCGCTGTCGCGCTGGGGCCGGCTCGGCTACCGGCTCTACCGGCACCCGGCGGTGATGTTCGGGATCGGACCGGCATGGCTGTTCATCATCAAGCAGCGCCTGCCTTTCGGCATGATGCGCTCCGGCGCCCTACCCTGGATCTCGACCATGGCGACCAATCTTGCCATCGCAGTGGCCGCCGCATTGCTGATCTGGGCGGTCGGGATCGTCCCCTTCCTGCTGGTGCATCTGCCGATCGTACTTCTGGCAGGTGCGGCCGGCGTCTGGCTGTTCTACGTCCAGCATCAGTTCGAGGAAACGCATTGGTCGAAGAAGCCGGACTGGCAGTTCCAGCATGCGGCCCTGCACGGCGCCTCGCATTACGACCTGCCGCCGGTGCTGCGCTGGATCACCGGCAATATCGGCATCCACCATGTGCATCACCTGTCAAGCCGGGTGCCCTATTACCGGCTGCCCGAGGTGCTGCGGGACCATCCCGAACTCGCCGATATCGGCCGCATCACGCTCATGGACAGCCTGCGCTGCGTCAAGCTGGTGCTGTGGGACGAGCAGACGAAGCGGCTGGTGTCGTTTCGCGAGGCGGCACGGCTCGCAGCCGCGGGATAA